The Anopheles moucheti chromosome 3, idAnoMoucSN_F20_07, whole genome shotgun sequence genome contains the following window.
CCGCCTCGTTTGTACGTAACGCCTGTAGATCATACACATCATGCAAGGGACATTTAAGGTAGAAGCTTGTAGTATATGATTCAGATTATACTTACATCGgaatatgttttattatacAAATGATTCGCTTGGATTACCGGTTCCATTCCGGCGGAAGATGGCGTGTTACCGCGTcgtgaaaacaacaacacatacacgcaGGCCCGCTCCTTTTGACATTGGAGAACAACTGTCATCGTCGCTGGTATGTTTTCAAATTGGCCGTTACCACTGTATCCCTccaaaaaattgcaaaattgcCTCCATTTGAAATTTCAATAACGAACCCTTATAAAGTGATGCAGTGTATTACGATGgttatgatttatttgcatttgcagCCAGTTCTACACATTTTCACGCTAAAGCAACTATCTCGCActatttcgttttgctttgtcaACACACTCACGGCAATAGCAATGTTTGCTACATTGATAACCTATCagataaaataaatccatCTTGTACCGGATTCGCAATTAAACGAACCGATGGCATTATATTTTAATACTAAAGAAAGGGTAACCAAAACTTTGATACAATCAAATAAATCCACGAACCAAATGGTCGGGTACACGGGGGATGAGCAAACCTGTAGCTTGGGCCCGCGAGACACTGATGTGCTCTCTTTAGCATGATAATGCAACTAAATACCGATTGTTCTACTCATTTTGTTTGCAACTCTATCCGTGTGTCTTTTATCGCTTCCTTCCGATCCCGTAAGCGTACGCACATTTCTCTAATGCTGTGCCCAATTCAACACTTCCCCCTTTTATCATTACAGCATTAATTAGACACTATTCAGAatttaaaactaaacaaacttGCTAGGAAATGctaaaaacgaacaaaccaaataaatagaaaaaaattatcacatacttttgtttgctttgacATCCTTACCTCCTTACACCACAGCCAGGACTGAACCACCAGAATGATAGTTTCATGTTTGCTGAATCAAGAAGCTCTTACATTGCGTTCTTTTTTGCTTAGCTTCCTAGGGTCGGTCCTTCTGTAGTTCGTTACCGGTGCAACCGGAGACGATGAGTACAATCATGGTACGATCTTTGCTAAACTAAATTCCtgcttttatatttttagcacacacacacccggtagGACACTGCCGTTCAGTTCTGTCACTGCCTTCAATCACAGCTAGCTCTCAGTAGCTTGTTCGTTTGCTAGGAGCACCATTCTTTAACTTGCTACCTCTTTTCTTGTCTCTTTTCTGATGCCTTGCATACTAATTCCCTACTTTTCCCACATCTTTTTACATACTAAACATTCACTGGCAGGTGTCACATCTTCATTTCGTCAAGCTCATTTGCTAAAGCCTCTGCTTTGTATGTGGTCTTCTTTTAAACTATGCTTACACAATTCCTTTGGACCATTGCTGTTTGTCAAACATAAACAATCCAACCTAAAGCGAAATGGAAGCAACGCGATCAGAATGGAGAACAGCATCCTCACCATTCCAAAGCACTTGTTCAAGCTTACAATATATAGTatgaataatattattattattattgtaccGAACATTGGTTTCTTAGCTTAGCTTGTTCTTTTCTCTTCCTAACAtcttcttttttgctgttaagaaatgtgaagttgttttttgttgcctatCTTTACCAGTACAATTTGAGCCGATTAAATGATTTGGTTTTAAGATTTGTTCGTGCTCTGGTGGTGCTGGCATCTCTTAAAATGGAGATGATCGTCCCATCATCTTCGGTTTGTTTCAGTTCTCGGGAATGGTTGGCAAGGCCTGCTGAATTAGAGTTGCCGTGGGAGTGATTTTACCAGATGTAGCTAACGTGGCTGGGTACGACGCAGAGCCGGTTGATGGCAAGGAGAGTCCGGGTATGTCAAAAGCATTGAAATCAATCTCAGCTACCGGCTCACGCCAGTAGTTGAAGCTGGTATATTCGTTATCTTCCTCCTCGATGTGTTTGATCGGCGGGTACAGCTGATCGACGATGTAAGCCATGTTTGCATAACTGCATAAAACAGGGAtgatacaagaaaaaaacatttttattaacaACTCGCCTGATGTATCATCGACATGAATGCCAAGAGTGATTGTCGGTCAGCATTGTTAATCTCTATGATCTCATTGTAAATTATGTCACatacaaaacaaccaacacaCATTGCAAAGCACGGAAAAGCACCAACaaaatttacagtttttatatatatattacaGGAAGGGGAACGATGTTTTGACAGCGAAAGTTTACATCACAGATGATAATAGTAATATGAAGTGATCGTGAAGCACCTTTTCGTGTCCTCTATACTCCACGATATCATGAATGGATGACGCTAAGGAGCATAGTTGAGTATATTATAACACAGCAATAAAGCATACGGTATGACTTGTATGGAGTAACCATCTTACAGATATGTGTTAGAATACCAGTACATTCTTCTCCATCCTCGTCAGCCATGCTTACCCCGGTTTCGATGTCGGGAATGGGCACGTATCGATTCCACCGGCATGAGGTAAAACAATCTCGGCAAGGGATACacttttgttggtttttttgtacACTAAAACATCTTGCTTTTAGATGCAACGGCCCAATAGGTCACGGATGCTATAACATGAGGCTAGAAGACTACTGCTTATTGCGTGAGTTTTGCCACTAGATCTAGTTCTAGTACCCACAATATGTGGTCGTTTAGCTTGAGCCGACTTTGCATTAGAATAAATTTTCTATCAATTCGTCTGCTCTACATGCCGTTTAAAATCATCTTGACTAGTTTTGATAGGCACGAAAGATTCGTCCTCGCGAGCTTATTCCGATCCAGTAGAGAACAGGAGAGGACGGAATTGTTTATCTTTTCAACCCGCAGTGTGTGTTGATGGCACATGACTAGGGTTTATGTTATAGGAATAGAGAGCACTGGAGAGACCTGCTCTTGCTGCTGGTGGGGTTGGGTTTCGCTAGAGAACTACACTGCATGCTTAACAAAGCCATTCTCGCTCGAAGCAGAATAATCAGCGAAGCCTGATCTTCGCGAGCGCCTAATTCTCAGCACCgattgttgatgctgctgctgacttTGCGGCTGTTGCTCATCGCCGCTCGTTTCGATGGGAAACTGCAACGGCTCATCGTCGTCTTCTTCATCGTAGTCGTCGTCATCCTCGTCGTAGTCTGAAAACTCAGACTCCGGAGACTCGCTTTCAATCGGTGGGAAGTAATCATTTACTACCAACGACTGGCCAGCATACCTAGATGAATTTAGTGTTTCAATATCCAAATGTTCGCGGATCGCGCGATCGatgcaagaaataaaaaaaatatatcggAAGCAAAGCCAATCGCGCGTGTGTTGGGTTGGCGAGGCAACACGTATGTTTTGTCGTTCGTCGTTGGTTTTGTGGGGTTGAACATCAAATGAGGTAcaataaatggaaaataaaaaaaagaacaaaaatactAACATAAGTACCCTCGTGcagaaaaaaacgatttaCTTCAACCACCCAGCACAAACGTGTCCACTGATTAAATCCATTTTGTGCttgcaaattaatttccaaacaAATGTACAGATGAATTGCGCTATATGAATCGACGAGATGATAGTGAAGCAGTGTACAGTGTGGGTGAAGATCGTGCTACctacgtgtgtgtgtacgttaATTTTGGCTAGTATCCTGTTATTTAAAATTCAGAAAACCCCACATCCAATTCACACTAAATGTTCACAAAACACATACCAATCCGTAAGCAAATTAGCAATACAAACACGCGCGAGTGTTCGATTTTAAAAGCATTTCTCTGAgtatttttgttctttaacCAAGCTTCGGTCGATTATGGCTTGGCTGTATGTGATCCATCCATTCCCATCACTATCGGTATAGACGTATGTACAATTTTACATAACTATTCATGTGTGGTCTAAAATAACTATGATGGTCTTGTGTAGTGTTCAGAATGAGCGAATATGTTCGAAAAGACATGGAAAATGAAAGGCATTTGCAACTTACGTCGATTGGAATGTTTGCGTTAGTTCGTGCTTTAATTCTCCCTTTGGGTTGATGGTGAAGATTCTCGACGTCGGAATACCAACAGCCCGGTACGCCCAAACGTCCTGCAAACATTGTACAATATTAGATAAAAAGAGGTAAGGCAATACACCTCTTTCCTATTACTTACATTGATTCTGTTACCGTATCCGGCGTAGAATGGATTCCGTTCTGGGAACAAATCTCGAATGTCATTCAGGCAGGCAATCTTGAATTGCTCAGGCTTTTTCTCAATCACCTCACGATGAAAAGCGGACATCAGCGAGGTCGGATTGAGCAGCAAAGGACCATCCGGCAATTTTACATCACCTTGACGAATGGACTGCAGATAGCCACGCGTTGTCTTGGCCTGTCCGATGGCACGTGCAGATAGGTACAACATTTTGTACCCATTTTCCTCAATCTTTGAGAAAAGTTGCGCCACACCAATCTGATCCCAAGATTTGCCTACCATCGGCAGAATATGACCAAGGACATCCGATCTGAAATAAtgtgatgttgatgttgatgttatgtcttatttttcatattttttacgCAAAAATACTTACTTTGTTATAGTTCCATCGATGTCGGAAATGACTACCTTGTCATTGTGCTTCCACTTGAACAAATAGCACTTGCAACGCGTTGTCCCCTGATAGGCAGTAGTTACACTAAATTCAATCTCGTTCATACCATCCAGAAGGTTCAACTCCTTAATGCGCTCCGAGGATAAACGCAGCGTCTTGCGGTACTTTTCTCCGCAACCGAGCAGATACAGTGTCTTCTCGCTGCTGTTGTCGATAAGGATGCCACCTACCGATTTGTCCAACGCCAGCTCAGAATCTTCCGACGACAGGGAACCATTGTATCCATCTTCAGTTTTCGATACATTTTTGTAGGTCGGTACAGTTGCATCCATACCTCCATCGTGGTTTTCATCTTCGGGAGAATTCGAACGTGATGTTTGCGTGCCCACAGCGGCAGAAGTTTTACCATCCGGACCATCGCCAGACTCTTCCGTAGCTGCCGTTGGTGTGGTTGGTGTCTGCGGTGTGCCAGCCGGGGCCGGTTTTGCTTCGCCGGAACGTCGCCAGTACCACCAACGTCCTGCAACAATCGgttgctgcggctgctgctgctgcgtttgCTGCAGTGGTTCCTCTTTTTTGTCGTCTCCCATTCCCGATTCCTTCTGTTTTGCGCTAGCCAGCATCTCGTTTGGCAGTCCACACTGGAACGCTAGAATGGTCATGACCTGTGGGCAGGCCACTTCCCAACTATAGTACTTGCCATTGATACGCACGACTAGGTCGGGCGACTTGAACACACTAGGATCGGCAAGTACGTTTGCGTATTGTAAGCGGTGGCGCTCGAACTGTTCATCGGTAGGACCCGACGAACCTTCTGCGCCGGTTAATCCTCCACAGAGAGACAGAGCAAAggaatcgatcgattgatcgacCATACTCTTCGTGTCAACCGATGCAACATGCTCGCGTTCATCAAAGTCGGAATCTTTTCCGCCGGGACCATCTTCCATCGAGGTAGGACTTTGCGGAATAGACGTACCGTTACCGCTCTCGCGATCTTCATCATCGCCACTACCGCCACTGCCACGCTGATcctgttgctgatgctgtttCAGCTTCGGAAACGAAGGGAAATACAGTTGGGCGATCTCCGGTTCGTTCAGCTTATCCAGCTCCGACAGATAAATCCCGTCCGGAACACTCTGGCGtttcttcttgttgttgtACTTCATCAAGCTCATCAGTCCAGTCAGCATTGAGTTGTGCTGCGCCTGCTTGCCGGCTTCAGCATCACCTCCTTTTGGCTCTACCTGTGTCGGGAGCTCTCCCCAGTTCCACGAGTTACCGTACATCAGACGTTCTTCCTCCGTTACAGGTTTTTCGCGCTGTGACATTTCAAACTCGGTATCGCTTTGAATAGGCGTGCAAGGACGCGACTGCTGCGGGCTAACGCCAGTTCCAATATCAGTATCGCTGAAGAAATGGATGTCTAGATCCGCATGATGACTAGACGTCATACCAGGGCCATCAAGTGTTGGACTATCCTTTCCCTCCTTTTTGACAGGACCACTGACATCTGGGACCTCCTGATCGACACCCTCTGTAGCCTCCCCCTCTTTCGATAGGGAGCTACCACTGGCCGACGAAACCGTGACCTGGGACGCCGTCAGACTGTCTGTTTCCGTTCCTTCGTTCGGATCGGAATGGTTCGAACCTGCGCCCGAGCTACTGCTGGCTGAATTTTTTCGTtgtgtatttttcttcttcatcagCGACTTCTTCCTTCGCTTCTTTTTCGACTTTGAGTCTGTTGCTCCATCTCCACATGCAGCTGCCATCACCACTGGGACAACTTCAGTCGCCTGACCAGACGGTCCGGCCACAGTGGTTGGTTGAGCATCGATTggtttaaaatgtttatccTCTACCGACTGATCAGCCGCACCGGGGGCTGATGGAAGGGGTGTGCTGTTTTTCCAGTCGCCCACATTTGTCACCTGTTCACTGGTCACAGCTTCAAGTGAAGCATCGTCCAAACCTTCCATGTGGAAGATCTGCTCCTGTTCGGCAGCCTCGGCAGCAGCGTTCAGTTCTTGCCGCAGCTTCTGCGTGGTGTACTCCTTCTTTGTTAGCGACAGGTCCGGCCTGTTGGTAAGATTGTCCGTGTGACGCCGGTGGCAGTATTCGGATCTTTGGTTTTCAAACTTTGAACGTTCCAGTTCGGGATTTTCGTTCGATAGATCAACCGAGTTGCGACGTAATCGAGGCATTAATTCATTCTCCACAACGCCATCATTCTCGCGCGTCGCAGCCTGACTTGCTACCATCATCATGACCGCTCCCTCCCCTATCTCAATCGTAGGCCCTGCAGCAACTCCTTCACCAGCGACTCCTGTTGTTTCATTGGCTTCTAAAGCTTTGAAAATGGGCCCACCGGACCCATCGTTCCTCTGCACGCTCTCCTCATAGTTGCTCAAATACGAGTGACTCGGAATGGGAGAAGTGGCCATGTGGGCTGGAACTTCACTGTCGTCTTCCGCGCATTCTTCCACGAAGAATGCCTCACCTGACTCACCGAGCTTCATCTGCAGATCAACTGGCTCGCCATTTACCTCGATGTCGACCACCTTCTCACGGCTGCGCAGCACTCCGAGTTTCCCGAAGCGCACGTGGAACGGTGAGCTCATGAAGGAACCATCCGGTTGCTCTACCACTACCACATCGATGGCACC
Protein-coding sequences here:
- the LOC128300203 gene encoding phosphatidate phosphatase LPIN3, which translates into the protein MNSLVNLFSNFKEFYSEINGATLTGAIDVVVVEQPDGSFMSSPFHVRFGKLGVLRSREKVVDIEVNGEPVDLQMKLGESGEAFFVEECAEDDSEVPAHMATSPIPSHSYLSNYEESVQRNDGSGGPIFKALEANETTGVAGEGVAAGPTIEIGEGAVMMMVASQAATRENDGVVENELMPRLRRNSVDLSNENPELERSKFENQRSEYCHRRHTDNLTNRPDLSLTKKEYTTQKLRQELNAAAEAAEQEQIFHMEGLDDASLEAVTSEQVTNVGDWKNSTPLPSAPGAADQSVEDKHFKPIDAQPTTVAGPSGQATEVVPVVMAAACGDGATDSKSKKKRRKKSLMKKKNTQRKNSASSSSGAGSNHSDPNEGTETDSLTASQVTVSSASGSSLSKEGEATEGVDQEVPDVSGPVKKEGKDSPTLDGPGMTSSHHADLDIHFFSDTDIGTGVSPQQSRPCTPIQSDTEFEMSQREKPVTEEERLMYGNSWNWGELPTQVEPKGGDAEAGKQAQHNSMLTGLMSLMKYNNKKKRQSVPDGIYLSELDKLNEPEIAQLYFPSFPKLKQHQQQDQRGSGGSGDDEDRESGNGTSIPQSPTSMEDGPGGKDSDFDEREHVASVDTKSMVDQSIDSFALSLCGGLTGAEGSSGPTDEQFERHRLQYANVLADPSVFKSPDLVVRINGKYYSWEVACPQVMTILAFQCGLPNEMLASAKQKESGMGDDKKEEPLQQTQQQQPQQPIVAGRWWYWRRSGEAKPAPAGTPQTPTTPTAATEESGDGPDGKTSAAVGTQTSRSNSPEDENHDGGMDATVPTYKNVSKTEDGYNGSLSSEDSELALDKSVGGILIDNSSEKTLYLLGCGEKYRKTLRLSSERIKELNLLDGMNEIEFSVTTAYQGTTRCKCYLFKWKHNDKVVISDIDGTITKSDVLGHILPMVGKSWDQIGVAQLFSKIEENGYKMLYLSARAIGQAKTTRGYLQSIRQGDVKLPDGPLLLNPTSLMSAFHREVIEKKPEQFKIACLNDIRDLFPERNPFYAGYGNRINDVWAYRAVGIPTSRIFTINPKGELKHELTQTFQSTYANMAYIVDQLYPPIKHIEEEDNEYTSFNYWREPVAEIDFNAFDIPGLSLPSTGSASYPATLATSGKITPTATLIQQALPTIPEN